GCAAGATTACAAAATATTCATCGGTACATATTccagttttgaatatttttcacATTCCTTTTCACAGGAGGGCCAGAAAGGAAGTTCTGGGCATGCTAGAGGCTTTGATACAACAATAGCCGAGAATGCAAGTGGAAAGGTGAGCTTAATGCGCACTCCTGCAAGAAAAATCGAATATGAAACACACAATGCGTTACTGTTTATAGATTACTCAGCACACAAAATTCTCAAGGGGACTTGCTTCTATTACTCACAAGTTTTACTGATTGGCATAAACACATGCAGGCTCTGGATGCTGGTCCTAAGCAAATTGATGAGGCAGGTGTGAGAGTTGAGCAGGAGAATGTGAACAAGGCATCTTCTGATCAGATGTTCTCCAAGTCATGAGTAAAAAGTACCATTCCACAAACTGTTCTAAGTTTGTGTATGGTTTCTCGAGCTCTGCATATACGAATACAAACTTGTAAAAGCCTTGAAAACCTGAATGGTTTCATCTCTGAATACGGGTTATTTAGTTAATGCAATGTGTACTGGATGTTATGGAAACTTcgatttgaaattcaaaatagagaaaaaaaatatttaatggaattcaattattttttttcttaaataattagTGATGAAAATTGTGATTGTTTTACCTAGAAGCAGCATATTGTTGGATTTCCCAGCGTGTATGAAGAGTATATTTGGACACAACACCCCTACAAAAGATTGAAGTCTTTGAAAGTGAAATTCACACCAGGTTCATTGGTGACCCCTGCCACTGTGAAGCCACCCGTACTTGGATTTCCCAGCATGTATAAGAATAGGTAGACGGTTATGGTTATGTATAAGAATAGGTAGACGGTTATTGTTTtgacatattatgttttttaaaatattttttatttaaaaatatattaaaataatatttttttattttttaaaaattatttttaatattaatgtattaaaataataaaaaaattaaaaagatattaatttaaagtaaaaaaaaatttaacttttttaataaaaacaaacaagatcttattcttttgattttctgacaTGTGCACTGGAAGctataattcaaattttaacgGTTTTTAATGGaagaatatatttaaaagtatactaatagttgttttttaaagtattttttatttaaaaatatattaaaatattttttttatttttaaaaaattattttttatattaatatattaaaatgatttgaaaatattaaaaataaatttgaaaaaatttaaatttttataaaacacagTTTAAAAGTCAGttccaaaaaatttcaaaaaaatagccTAAGAGACTTTGGCTCCAAAGTCTACAATGTAAAATATGACACAAATGTAATAGTTGACGGGCGTATGCTGCCTGCCATTGCACCAAATAATTTGAGACAAATGCAGGAAACCAAGCTGATTTGAGTGGTATAGCCAGAGCAGAGCAGAGCAACTTTGTACTTGCTGTTGCAGTGATCGGGTTAGCACTCACATCAAGTATGTATACTTAGATAGATTATCAACGCAAATTTCAATGACAAAGATAGACATGGACCAcgagaaaacaaaagataaaaagccACCGAAAGAAGAAGCACCAAGTTGAAGCACCCCCAAGGCCAACCAGTAGCACAGGCCACCATTGTTTGAGAAACCGACAATCCAACAGCAGGCACCGTCATTTCAGGACCCTTACTGTATCCTTGCAGAGGTTAAGTTTTCATCCTATTCCTGCTGTTACTCTCAACTCAATTAATGGCATATGGATTGCAGGGGATGGTCCTTCCTCTCTCTATGATGCTGTCCAGCTCCACTGTCACTAAAACGATAACACAGCCTCTGCTAGCCTCAAACTGGTATTAAAAACTAGGAAACTATTAGCATCAGCCAAATATCATATCAAGGCAGACTGACTCCTCATCCTTGTATAGAGGCCCGGTCTTTCTAACATGGGATGCTATCTGAGGGATTCTCTGGTCGCTAGGGCTCTGTAAACATccaccaaaaacataaaataaatcggTCAGACAACATGGTAGGAAGGACAGTGGTAATACACTAACAACttaattgacatttaatttctttctctttttcttctcatACACGAGGAAAGAGAAGCAGGTGTTCTACTTTTTTAAACCagattttatccttgttttgattTCCCAATATTACAGCACAAAACATGATTAATATTGTTGAAACTGCAATGGCATTGATAGAGTCAATTAGAAGTAATGAGAACGAAGAAAAGCATGACATGACCATAAATGAGCGTTAACGCGACCAGCCAGTTAGTTGCATATAGCAAGTGATGTTTAGTATAGTTACTAGCTAGTGGAAGTGCTGTCTTCGCTAAATGTTGTGTAGAAACCTGAAAGTCACGCTGATACATTCTCTGTCCAAAAGACCTACTGGTTGCCTCTTGTGATCTTCAATATGTTCTGAAACAACGGGAACCTGATTCACACCATGCCTATCCATGATGATCTGCACTGAGAGAAGATCCATACTAGGCTTTGCGATCCAGGGTACTTGACATCTTTTTCCATCTAAGGAACACAATTCAGTTACTAAAAGCTCCTGATACAGAAACAGCCAATCAATCAAGATTAGTAGACGGATGTGGTAATTGCAACAAGCTATTAACATGGCAGGTGCTTTAGGAACTCTAAAGTAAAGACCAAGTCATCAACACCTTTAAATTGAATCTATCTGTTCCTGTAGTATGCAGGCAGAATACCGATATTTCAGTAATACCCAATATCAATGTacagataaatttaaaatttccatTTGCAGCATAATTAAGCAGTGCTTGTTAAAAAAGATTTCTACCAAAGCATGCCTACTTGAAGAACATAACGGAACCATTTACATTTTGTCTTCtgtcttaatttgattttagaaTCCTTAaccaagtgattttttttatttttttggccttttttcACATTTATGACATCTAAACCTTTTCAACACAGCAGAACAAACAACTGAAAGTTATGGGGTGATGAAAATTTGTTCAAGGAAGGGTCCCATACCTTGGTTATCCTGTTTTCAGACTTTATAATTTtgctaaaatcatcaatgtCGGCAAGAGTCAGcaaaccaattaaaatattattgtcatCAACAACCATTGCACAAGACTGCTTTTCTGCAAGCATAAGACTCACTGCTTCAGTGAGTAAAGTGCTCATGAGAACAGTTACATATCTTGTTCTCATGGCTTCTGAAACTAAAACGTTCTTCTCGAAAACTTCAGTTTCAATACTAGAATCATCTATGCAGAGAGAACTTTCAATTTCACAAGGGTTATTTTCATAAGGTGCCTTTTCGGTAAGTACATAATCAGAGGACAGTCCACTTGTCTCGGAGGAAGACATTTCAGGTTCTTGAGTTGGGCGCCTGTTTCCCTCATTGAGTTTTGTGGTACCTTTGCCatcccttcttcttttctgtCCAGATGTGACCCATGAGGACAACCCTACAGCTCCGAGTAGTGGTAGAACTATTCGATAGTCTTGTGTCAATTCAAAGAGCAGCAAAACTGCAGTAAGAGGTACCTGACACACCCCTGCAAGTGTCGCAGCCATTCCAACCTGAAACGGGCATCTCCCAATGATCAATGGCATTATGCTTTTTGATGATTTAGAGTATTCAATCAAAAAAGGTTTACATGTATGGATGGCTAAATGTGCtcaacaaaaaatcatttcaacaaTGCATGATGATTCCAAGCTACCTTGTGGTAGGCATCTCTGTCCAAAGGTGCCTTTGTAACTTAGTTGCCAACTATATCAGTAGCCTTAGATGAGAAATTAAGATGCCTTGTGAGAGATTCAATCATGATAGCTTTCATTTATGTTGAAGGCATCATGTAACTTAACAGAACCGTCATCAATCAATTAATACTCAAGCATTTAGTTCAAAAGGAGTAGCTTTGTTTTAGCTTCCATTAGTTTACAGCCAATAGATAAGAATGTTTTATCCTgattacatatatttttatttgaataaagtGAGAACTTCCCAGCACTCactgcaatttttttcttctgttccaTCTTGAATCTTGTTATCTTCCAGAGatgaatctttttatatatttacttaACTATAATTACACAAAGAACATAGCAGCAAGGTTATGGTGTACTTGATTTCAGTAGAGATTAACTTCAGGGTGGGTCTGCTCCTGTTGAGACTAGTTATTGTTCATCGAAAGCCAACAAAGGGAGCAAGGAATTTCTGTGGTGATCTACTCCCTACcatttaataatataacaattgTCAGGAAACATGAAAGCTTTGCATTCTCCTTTTCAGAAAGTGAACTAATAAAGCCACATCAATCTACACTTCTTTGTCCTAAGCAGTGGCAATATATATGCTGACGGTGGATTATTGAGTTTTGTGATGCATACCATAGTGAGTTATCATTGTGCAAGGACCATAAAAACCAGTAGATAAGAACTTGAATATAAGAAATTATGATGCTGTATAATCATGCATTATAATAGTACCAGCCCATAAGCTTGTGGTGATGCCACTTCCAAGAAGGATAGTTGAAGTGTGGGACTAGATTGAGCAACTGCAATATTAATGAACTTCCCATATGCCATTCCAGTTGCAGCACCGATAAAGAGGGATGGGGCATAGTAGCCTCCTACTAATCCAGAGGCCCGGCATAAGGAGGTTGCAACTATCTTGACTCCTACAAGCTGAAGCAATAGGTCAGCTGAGAGGCCCTGGACAAATGGCCGAGATTCCAACAAAATGTCAACATTCTCAAAACCCCAGTATAGGATTTCAGGATATGCCAAAGCTATGGTGCCAGTAGCCAAACTACCTAGTACAGGAAACGCAGCACTTGGAATACCAACAGTGCGGTGAAGATGATTGACAGTTGAGAGCATGAAGGATGTGCATCTAGATAAGGTCAATGAAACCAAGCCGCAGAGGATACCCAGCAAAAGATACAGTGGAAGTTCTGAAAATGAGATGAATAATAGCTAGCTTTTTTAGGCTTTAATAGTAAATGATAAAAGCttgaatgattaattaaaatacaagcaAAACCAACCAATCAACGTAGAAGAAATTACGTTGACAGCATGTGCTACTAGTAATTGAATCTTTTTACTTACCACTCGGGGAGCGGAAGTCATAGTCGGGGACCTTAAAAGCTGGTTCAGAACCAAGACCAATTTCTGATACAACAGAAGCTACGACAGCGCTAAGTATAACCATAGAAGTGGTGTTTGTGAGTGATGTTTTTGAATCACTTGGAGATGGCCACAACACCGACTCCACAGCAAAAAAACAACCAGCAACAGCCGCATTGAatcctgtttttcttttttaaattctttaggaaatagataataattgacttcttttttgtaaaacaaagCGAGAGATGGAGAGAGAAACAAACCAGACGAGATTCCAGCAGCAGAGCCAGCAGCTAGGAGGGAAAGTTTTGTTTGATTAGAATTGTGATTATTAAAGACAGCGAGAGAAGCAATTCCTTTGGCTACGGAAGCACCAATCTCGACACTAGGACCTTCGGGGCCAAGGGAATT
The DNA window shown above is from Populus trichocarpa isolate Nisqually-1 chromosome 4, P.trichocarpa_v4.1, whole genome shotgun sequence and carries:
- the LOC18098186 gene encoding chloride channel protein CLC-e isoform X3; protein product: MGSALPPRLLISASLSLSLSRRNRLFSSSSNYRYYQYKKIGIPTALPAPLTPAERRRDYTSTVNATVTATASNEDDENQKPKLIRKINDGGGGGGGGNSGIIITSCLVGLLTGIAVVLFNNAVHEIRDFFWDGIPYRGATWLREEPLDSNWLRVVSVPACGGLIVSILNHLQTTIITSSSSTTNKNDKKGWLQLPVAAVAAAPSFLKTLAACFTLGTGNSLGPEGPSVEIGASVAKGIASLAVFNNHNSNQTKLSLLAAGSAAGISSGFNAAVAGCFFAVESVLWPSPSDSKTSLTNTTSMVILSAVVASVVSEIGLGSEPAFKVPDYDFRSPSELPLYLLLGILCGLVSLTLSRCTSFMLSTVNHLHRTVGIPSAAFPVLGVKIVATSLCRASGLVGGYYAPSLFIGAATGMAYGKFINIAVAQSSPTLQLSFLEVASPQAYGLVGMAATLAGVCQVPLTAVLLLFELTQDYRIVLPLLGAVGLSSWVTSGQKRRRDGKGTTKLNEGNRRPTQEPEMSSSETSGLSSDYVLTEKAPYENNPCEIESSLCIDDSSIETEVFEKNVLVSEAMRTRYVTVLMSTLLTEAVSLMLAEKQSCAMVVDDNNILIGLLTLADIDDFSKIIKSENRITKELLVTELCSLDGKRCQVPWIAKPSMDLLSVQIIMDRHGVNQVPVVSEHIEDHKRQPVGLLDRECISVTFRALATRESLR
- the LOC18098186 gene encoding chloride channel protein CLC-e isoform X1, producing MGSALPPRLLISASLSLSLSRRNRLFSSSSNYRYYQYKKIGIPTALPAPLTPAERRRDYTSTVNATVTATASNEDDENQKPKLIRKINDGGGGGGGGNSGIIITSCLVGLLTGIAVVLFNNAVHEIRDFFWDGIPYRGATWLREEPLDSNWLRVVSVPACGGLIVSILNHLQTTIITSSSSTTNKNDKKGWLQLPVAAVAAAPSFLKTLAACFTLGTGNSLGPEGPSVEIGASVAKGIASLAVFNNHNSNQTKLSLLAAGSAAGISSGFNAAVAGCFFAVESVLWPSPSDSKTSLTNTTSMVILSAVVASVVSEIGLGSEPAFKVPDYDFRSPSELPLYLLLGILCGLVSLTLSRCTSFMLSTVNHLHRTVGIPSAAFPVLGSLATGTIALAYPEILYWGFENVDILLESRPFVQGLSADLLLQLVGVKIVATSLCRASGLVGGYYAPSLFIGAATGMAYGKFINIAVAQSSPTLQLSFLEVASPQAYGLVGMAATLAGVCQVPLTAVLLLFELTQDYRIVLPLLGAVGLSSWVTSGQKRRRDGKGTTKLNEGNRRPTQEPEMSSSETSGLSSDYVLTEKAPYENNPCEIESSLCIDDSSIETEVFEKNVLVSEAMRTRYVTVLMSTLLTEAVSLMLAEKQSCAMVVDDNNILIGLLTLADIDDFSKIIKSENRITKELLVTELCSLDGKRCQVPWIAKPSMDLLSVQIIMDRHGVNQVPVVSEHIEDHKRQPVGLLDRECISVTFRALATRESLR
- the LOC18098186 gene encoding chloride channel protein CLC-e isoform X2, whose translation is MGSALPPRLLISASLSLSLSRRNRLFSSSSNYRYYQYKKIGIPTALPAPLTPAERRRDYTSTVNATVTATASNEDDENQKPKLIRKINDGGGGGGGGNSGIIITSCLVGLLTGIAVVLFNNAVHEIRDFFWDGIPYRGATWLREEPLDSNWLRVVSVPACGGLIVSILNHLQTTIITSSSSTTNKNDKKGWLQLPVAAVAAAPSFLKTLAACFTLGTGNSLGPEGPSVEIGASVAKGIASLAVFNNHNSNQTKLSLLAAGSAAGISSGFNAAVAGCFFAVESVLWPSPSDSKTSLTNTTSMVILSAVVASVVSEIGLGSEPAFKVPDYDFRSPSELPLYLLLGILCGLVSLTLSRCTSFMLSTVNHLHRTVGIPSAAFPVLGSLATGTIALAYPEILYWGFENVDILLESRPFVQGLSADLLLQLVGVKIVATSLCRASGLVGGYYAPSLFIGAATGMAYGKFINIAVAQSSPTLQLSFLEVASPQAYGLVGMAATLAGVCQVPLTAVLLLFELTQDYRIVLPLLGAVGLSSWVTSGQKRRRDGKGTTKLNEGNRRPTQEPEMSSSETSGLSSDYVLTEKAPYENNPCEIESSLCIDDSSIETEVFEKNVLVSEAMRTRYVTVLMSTLLTEAVSLMLAEKQSCAMVVDDNNILIGLLTLADIDDFSKIIKSENRITKELLVTELCSLDGKRCQVPWIAKPSMDLLSVQIIMDRHGVNQVPVVSEHIEDHKRQPVGLLDRECISVTFRFLHNI